A genomic segment from Clostridium pasteurianum BC1 encodes:
- a CDS encoding TOBE domain-containing protein: MSISARNQLKGKVTNVKKGVITAEVVVDIGGGNHITSIVSLESIEDLGIKEGSEVTALVKSTSVLLLA; this comes from the coding sequence ATGTCTATTAGTGCAAGAAACCAATTAAAGGGAAAAGTTACAAATGTAAAAAAAGGTGTTATAACTGCTGAAGTGGTTGTAGACATCGGTGGGGGAAATCATATTACTTCAATAGTATCTCTTGAATCCATTGAAGATCTTGGTATCAAAGAAGGCTCAGAAGTAACTGCTCTTGTTAAATCAACATCAGTTTTACTTTTAGCTTAG
- the licT gene encoding BglG family transcription antiterminator LicT: MIIKKVLNNNVVTTLDENTKLEKVVMGRGIAFQKKIGDMLDSSKIEKVFILENTIENEKFQKLVNEIPMEYVKLSEAIISYGKEKLNTEFDDHIYIALTDHIAFAIKRFKEGISLKNHLLWEIQRIHKNEYEVGLWSLKLIEKELDIKMNVDEAGYIALHLIDASLNESMNNTMNITTIVQEILNIIKYFFTIEFNEDDISYDRLITHLKYFAQRVVSNKTLSQDHDEFLEMVKINYKQPCNCALKVKKFIEKNYHYKINDGEIVYLTLHIQRVISSVENHEKNKT; this comes from the coding sequence GTGATAATTAAAAAAGTATTAAATAACAATGTAGTTACAACTTTAGATGAAAATACAAAGCTTGAAAAAGTAGTTATGGGTAGAGGAATTGCCTTTCAAAAAAAGATAGGGGACATGCTGGATAGTTCAAAAATTGAAAAGGTTTTTATTTTGGAAAACACAATTGAAAATGAAAAGTTTCAAAAATTAGTAAATGAAATTCCTATGGAGTATGTAAAATTATCTGAAGCTATAATAAGTTACGGTAAAGAAAAATTAAATACAGAGTTCGATGATCATATTTATATAGCACTTACAGATCACATAGCATTTGCAATTAAAAGATTTAAAGAAGGGATTAGTCTTAAAAATCATTTACTCTGGGAAATTCAGAGGATTCATAAAAATGAATATGAAGTTGGTTTATGGTCACTAAAACTTATTGAAAAAGAATTGGACATTAAAATGAATGTAGATGAAGCTGGTTATATTGCTTTGCACTTAATTGACGCTTCACTAAATGAGAGTATGAACAATACTATGAACATAACTACAATTGTTCAGGAAATATTGAATATAATAAAATATTTTTTCACAATAGAATTTAATGAGGATGATATATCCTATGACAGACTGATAACACACCTGAAGTATTTTGCTCAGAGGGTGGTTTCAAATAAAACTTTGTCTCAAGATCATGACGAATTTTTAGAAATGGTAAAGATAAATTATAAACAGCCCTGTAACTGTGCTTTAAAAGTAAAGAAATTTATTGAAAAAAATTATCATTATAAAATAAATGATGGAGAAATAGTTTATCTTACTCTGCACATACAGAGAGTTATTTCCAGTGTGGAGAATCATGAAAAAAATAAAACTTAA